The DNA window TGCGATCGTGTAGTTTTACCAGTACCCGCAGTATTTCGGACAGAATTTGTATGACTTGCGCTGGAGGCAATACTCCTTCATGGCAGATCTTTTGCTGCAGATCGATCCCTGTAATTAGTTCTCGAACTAAATAACAAGCGTCTGAAGTATAAAAATAAGTGTATATCTGAGGAATTTGCGGCTGTTGTTGACTTAGCTGTTGGAGAGTTTTAAACCTCTGTTGTATGCGCTGTCTTATAGGAGTATGAACTACCGATTTTGAGCGGCGATCGAGAGCAACACCTTTGTCAGAACTTTTTTCTCGAACTTCGCTTATTAGAAATTTCTCGTCTTCCAAAGGTAGAGGCGACATTTCAATTACACATCTTCTCTGCTGGCGATCGCTCAAATCTACAGCTAAAAAAGTTTTATAGCCTTGTTGCGGTTGCGTAGCAAGTCCTTCGGACTCAGTCATAACGTTCGGCTTATCTCTACTTATCGCATGCAAAATTAAATAACGACTGTCTAAAAACTTTGACTCCACTGAAATAATTTAGTAAGCAAATATGTTTATATTCTTAGTCTAGTTAAAATTTTTTGGTGTTTGAAAAGTTTTTTGCTTGCACTAATTAGATTTACCATTCTTGATATTGTAAATAGAAGGTAGTAATTATACTTATAGCTAGTAGTAGCTAATTAATCCAGCAATTCTAAACTTATCGAACTAAGGTATCAAGCCAACCTCAAAATCGCAGGTTTAAATTATCGTTTTGTTAACTACTCTTTCTTAACTTCAGCCAACAGAGGTATACCCCCTACAAGCAAAAATTAGCGAACCCGATCTAATTAATATTGTGTATTGTCTATTTTTATGGATGTAGAAAGTATTTTAACTGCTAAAACCAATAAGATTATCGAACAATGGCTCGAATCTTTAAAGCAAGAACGAGAAATTGAAAGCACTTCAGGATTGAGCAACCAAAGTTTACAAGATAGTATTCCCGCTATTCTTAAAGCAATTGCTAAAAATGTAGCTGACGGCAATACCAAAATTGAAAATTTATCGAAACAAAAAGCTGATATTCATGGAGTTTTGCGAGCCAAACAAAATTTTAATCCCGAAGAAGTAGCCAGAGAATTTTTTTTACTACGTCAGATTGCCATTGCCGAACTAAAACCAGAATTAATTCAATGTTCGCCAGTTGAAATAGTTAATATCATTACCTCAATAGATGTCTCTCTCGATCATTTAGTTTCACAAAGCTTTAAAACCTACATGGAGCAAAAGCTAAAACAGCTAGGACAACTTCAGCATCAGCTACTGTTAACCAATCAAGAACTAACTCGCTTAGTAGACGCACACCAGGATAACTTTTCGTATTTAACTCACGAAATGAAAACTCCTCTTACCTCAATTTTGGGCTATTCGGATTTGTTTTTACGACAATCACAACAAGATAAATTAAATAACGAATCTACCGCTAATTTAAGACACATTGAGGAGGTTCTAACTCAAGGCAGAAAACTGTTAAGAATCATCAGCGATAATCTGGAACTTGCTAGCTATCAGTCGGAGAAGCCAAATTTAAACTGTGAAGTAGTTGAAGTTTGCTCGCTGATTAATAACACGCTTTTAACTCTCAAGCCGCTAGCCGATCGGCGAAAACTAAAACTAATTGTAGCTTGTCAACCCAGAACCTTAGAGTTTGTAACCGATTCTCTCAGACTTCAACAAATATTAATTAATTTGGTTACTAATGCCATT is part of the Myxosarcina sp. GI1 genome and encodes:
- a CDS encoding HAMP domain-containing sensor histidine kinase, giving the protein MDVESILTAKTNKIIEQWLESLKQEREIESTSGLSNQSLQDSIPAILKAIAKNVADGNTKIENLSKQKADIHGVLRAKQNFNPEEVAREFFLLRQIAIAELKPELIQCSPVEIVNIITSIDVSLDHLVSQSFKTYMEQKLKQLGQLQHQLLLTNQELTRLVDAHQDNFSYLTHEMKTPLTSILGYSDLFLRQSQQDKLNNESTANLRHIEEVLTQGRKLLRIISDNLELASYQSEKPNLNCEVVEVCSLINNTLLTLKPLADRRKLKLIVACQPRTLEFVTDSLRLQQILINLVTNAIRYTESGKIEVICQMSEKISDRLKIEIADTGIGIAPEYQSCIFEPYFRVNPQQNYNSESRGLGLAIVKQLVKMLQGEISVNSKLGVGSTFTVVLPKLERSLAGDRN